In Bradyrhizobium manausense, the sequence CCGAGACAAGATAGCGGTTATTGCTGGAGTCGTCCCACGACAACACTTCCGACGTCATCGCCTCCTTGTAAAGCGCGGTGACGAACTTGACGGCTTCGACCGTCTCCTTGCTGTTGAGCACGACGTTTTTGCCTTCGGCGTCTTGAAGCGCACCGCCAAAGCTCCACAGCAGGCCGCGCCAGGTCGTGTTTGGGTCGTTGCTGTGCCCGAGCGAGATGCCGACCGGATGTCCCTTGGCTTTCAGCTTGGCGCCGCCGATACGAACATCGTCCCACGTGTCCGGCTTCATCCCGATTTCATCCCACATGCTCTTCCGGTACATGGCGGGAAAGTTGATGTAGAAATCGGGGAATGCCGACCAGGTCTGGTTGTCCTGGTTGTAGCCGATCTGCCGGCCGATCGTGCTGACCTTGCCGTATTTCTTCTCGGTCGCCTCGACCAGGCTTGTCACGTCGACGAGGAATTTGCGGTAGAGGTGCGCTCCGCCTGCGCCGTTCCAGCCGAAGATGTCGTGACCTGATTGGCCCGAGGCTTCTGCAGCCGCACGCGCGGCGACGTTGCCGACCGGGATGTGATCGACGGTGACGCTGATGTTGTTCTTCGTGCCCCAGTCCTTCGCGAATTGATCGAACCACTTGTCGTATTCCGGAACGAAGTGGCTCCATTGCACGATGGACAGCGTCTTGGTGTCGGCAAGAGCTTTGGAGATGAATGGCCCGGTCAGGGACGGCGCCGAAGCGGCAGCAAGGGAGAGACCGGTTTGCTTCAGGAAACGCCGTCGCGTGACGCGCAGGGATCTAACCGTGCTCATCTTATCCTCCTCGGGATGTCGCCAGTTGGAGAAGGCTCATCCAGATGAGGGATCAGCTAGCTCGGCCCTGGATCTTGCTTTTTCCGCGTCACTATAGCTTTCCGGTACTGATCGGCCGTTCGACTAAAGCCGATCACTTGGTACGCTGCCGTACAGAGATCGACAGCGAGCGAGGCCGCGCGCGATGGCGGCATAACAAATGATAAAAAAGCTGTTCGAATGAGCGCCTCAGAAGCAGCTAAGGCAGCTGCGCATCTGGCTGTTGTCTGCGGACATGCGATGCTCGTGCAAGCCGCTGCGGTTCAGGTAGCCGTATTCCGATGCGATGATCTGATAGCATTCGCAGGTTCGACGCTCGAGCGCCGCGTGATTGCACACGTCGATGCCGCCGCGTTGCCTGACCAGTCCACCGGTCTCTTCCAGTTCGGCTAGCGCCGTCGTGATGCTGGCGCGCCGCACGCCGAGGATGACCGACAGCATGTCATGCGTCACGGGAATGACCCGGTCATCCAGACGGTCGACGGCAAGCAGCAACCAGCGGCTTAGCCGTTCTTCGAGGCTGTGGCGGGCGCTGCAAAGCGTGGTCTGGGCATTCTGGACCAGCAGCGCATGGATGTAGCCGGACAGTTGTTGCTGGACGTCGGGGTAACGGTGCGCGACCCTTCGCAGGTCGGATACCGCGATGCGCAATGCGTAGCCGGGGACCAGCATCAGGCATCGGTTGGCGGACCGCTGTATGCCGAGCACGGCCGCCACACCGACGAAGCCGAGCCGCCCGACCATCGCGATCTCGACCGGACCGTCGCGCTGCGTCCGCATCAGCATCGATGCAACGCCGCGCTCGATGAAGTAGATATGCTCGATGGGATGGTGATAATCCTGCAGGATTGCGCGGCGTTTGAGCGCGACGGGCTGAAGGTAAGGACGGAGGGGCTCGAAGGACGCAGGCGCAAGTCCAGCCAGCAGGCGGTTCTGGACGCGAACCGTCTGCTCACGCTTGGCACTGCTCAGGGCACTGTCCAGCGCTATCCCATGGCACGCCTCCGAAGCATTCCGTCCCGGGCCTTGGCGGCCGGCTTTCGAATGCCTTCCGCTTCAAGCTACTCGTTCTTCGATCCGGAGTCACTGGCCATCGCTCGCGCAGCTTTCTCGGGGCGGACCTCATCGCCGCGGCAGCGATTTGTCAGGCAGGCCGAACCAGTCTCAGGGCAGGGTTTTCGGCGGCAAGACTGACTTTGTTTCGTCCATCCTGCTTGGAGACGTACAGCGCCGCGTCGGCCGCTGCGAGGACTGCCGCGGGACTGCTGGCGTGGTCGCATCGCGACGCCGCAAGGCCGATGCTGATGGTCACCCGGCCGTGGCTGTTTCCCTGGTGGGCGATCGCCATATCGCTGACCGCAAGGCGCAACGCCTCCGCGACCGTCTCGGCGTTCTGAGCGCCTGTTTCCGGAAGCAGCACGGCGAACTCCTCGCCGCCATAACGTGCAACGAGGTCGCCCGGCCGCTTCAGGTTGGATTTGAGTGCGCTGGCGACGCGCTGGATGCATTCGTCGCCAGCCGTGTGACCATAAGTGTCGTTGAACAACTTGAACTTGTCGATGTCGATGAAGAGCAGGGACAGCTCCGACTGCGATCGGTAGCAGCGCTTGAATTCACGCTCGAGCATCTCGTCGAACTTTCGCCGGTTGGCGATCCCGGTCAGCGTATCCGTTTCGGAGAGGTCCTTGAGGCGGGCGTTTGCGGCGACGAGTTGCTCTTCGGCCGCCTTGCGTTTGGTGATCTCCCGGACGACGACGAGGACTTCCGGCGAAGAACCTTCGGTCTCCTGGATGAGGCTGAATTGCGATTCGACCCAGACGTAGTCGCCGGATTTTGATCGCATGAGATACTCGCGGATGGCGGTCCGCTCCGCCGGTCCAAGTCGGTTGACCGCGTCCTTGACGAACTCCCGATGGGCGGGATGGACGATTTCGTATCCCTCGTGTTGCAGCGCTTCGGCGGGCGTCCAGCCCAGCATCTTCTCGATCGACGGAGACATGTAGAGACGCCTGCCGTTGAGGTCGAGCCGGGTGACCACATCCTCGATGTTCTCGGCAAGCAGCCGGTAGCCGCGCTCACGTTCGCGCAGCATTCTGGCCATCTTCGAACGTTCGCGGAATTGACGCATCAGCAGAGCCGCCAGCCCGATAAGGACCGTCGAGACGACCCCGCCGAGCAGAAAGTCGAAATTCCGGCTTCCGCGCCATTCAGCCAGGATGCTGTCTTCAGCGACTGCAACGCTGATCACGACCGGAAACTCGGCGACAATTTCAAAGGCGAACTGTTTGTGGCGACCGTCAAATGGTGAGACGATCGAATAAAGACCTGTCGAAGCTTCCTTGAGCCGGCTGGCGAACAGGGAGCTGCCGCCTACGTCCTTGCCCACTTGTTCATCGCTGCGATGAACGAGCACCTTGCCATTTTTCTTCATCAAGGTGACCGTGCGCCCCTGGTCGGACTCGAAGCCTTGGTAGAACGACCGGAAGTAGGCCAGATCGATCGCTGCGAACACCACCCCACCGAACGAGCCGTCGGCGTTCGGCAGGCGCCGTGTCATCAGGAGGGTCGGACGACCGGTCACGCGCGATATGACGGGTTCGCTGATGCGGGGCCCGGCCTGCTCGGGATGAGCCTGATGAAACCTGAAGTACTCGCGATCCGAATTGTTCACTGTCGGCACGGTTTCGAACGACGAATACATCCAGTCGCCATTTGCCGAGAGCACGCCAAGCTCGCGCACCTGCGGCATGTTCTTGGCGTACTGCGCCAGGAGGTCATTGATTTCGGCGGACGATCGGGCTGATTTGTCGGAGTGCTCGATGTATTGGCTTGCTCCGAACAGCGCGAGCGCGACCGCGCCAAAGCTCTTGGATGCGTGCTGGGCCAGCGAATGCGTCAGGGCTTGCGTTTGCTGGCCTGCCTGAGCGAGCGCGGATGCTTTCTCTTCCGTCGATTTCCACGCCACAAGCGCCCAGAAGCTGCTGAGCGTAAAGCCAAGCAGCACGGCGATGATGGTTAAGGGAGACCTGACGAGCCGACGCAAGAGACTGTTCCTTTCGAAGGAACATCCTGTCGCATCGCGGCTGAAATCCAGGTTTCCATCGGATCGAAGGCAGCCCCTTTCTGGCTCGATCGTTAATTTGGCGGGAATTTTCGGTGAATTCTGCAACTTGCCGATGTCCCGTTGCTGTGCTGCTCGGTACCAGACCCATCTGTTTGATCGCAAGGGCGCGACCGCTCGTGCTGCAAGTTGCCGACAAGATCGACCCGCGAGGACAATAAGGCCGCGCGCAACGTGAGCGCGGCCGCCAAGATCGTGGTGCCGAGCAGGGCCGCCCGCGTCATCGACCGCCAGATATATCCACGCGCGCTTCATCCGTGTCAGCGACAGCCTTGATCAGGTGCATCTCGCCGCGGTCGGGAAAGATCTGATCCAGCGTGGTGGAGTGATCGGAGTGTTGCACGACACGATAGGCCCATCTTCCAGAGTTCCGCGAGTGCGGTTTTCACGGGTGTTGCGCGATTGCGCGCGCCGCTGAGTGCGTAGGACTCCGGGGATCGACGACGGGGGTCATGTTGCTGACTCATTCCCTGTCTTAGACGGCGACAACGAAAACACGATGCGGGGACCGCTCAGGTTCTCGCAATGGTTCCGTAGCCAGGAGTTTGGCGCGAATCCGCAAAAGTTTGGCACGAGTTCAAAAACGCTGACGCGTTCGCTTGGCCATGTTCTGCGGCATCGGGAACCGGACGAAAATCAAAGGAGATATGATGGTGTTCCGCTCGCGCGCCGCACTTTGCGGCGCTCTGGTTGCGCTTGTCGTTTCTGTGACTGTTGGCCGTAGTGAAGCAAGTGGGGATCATTCAAGCGCCGTCGTCGAGGCCGCCTGTGGCGATGCGATCGTTGGCGCAGCATCCACGTATAATCCGTTCAAGCCCGGCAAGGAGGAGGGCGGCCCGAAAACAGCTTCCGGCGAGCGTTATGATCCCTCGGTCTGGACAGCCGCGATCAAGACGAGCTTGCGTCGGAAATTTGGCGGGGTCCAATTCGGGGCGAAACCGAAATTTGCGCTGGTCGAAGCCGTCGGCAAAAAGGTCATCGTCAAGATCAATGACGTCGGGCCGCTCAGGCCCGGGCGCATCATCGACCTCAACGAGCGGACGATGCGTCACTTCGATCCGGGCATGGAGCTTGGCGTGATTCCTGACGTCACAGTCAGGCCGCTGGCCGGCGATGATTGGACTCCTGGGCCGGTTGGCTAGAGCGTTTTCCCGCGAAGTGGACACCGGTTCGCGTGAAGAAAACGCGTCAAAACAGGAATCGAGAGCTCCGTTCCGATTGAATCTAACGGAAACGGCTCTGAAGGTTCGTTGATCTGGATCAACGAGGAGATGCCGCGGGATGGCGCGATGCGATCGCGCAATTCCGTTGGCATCACGCCGGAGCCCCCTCATGTGGGTCCTGATGTACGTGTTCTCCTATTCGGTCAGTCCCGCTGCGACCAACGACAGGGCGGAATGGCGGCTGCTGCCGACCGTGGTGTTTCAGGAATTCTCCAACGAAGAGCGGTGCAAGGCAGCGAAGTCGACGCTCGAGGCTAGTCTGAGCGAGGCGGGCACGAAACTGAAGAGCGGCCTCGAAGATTTGAAGAGCCTGGGCAAGGCCGACCCCAGTCAGATCATCATTGCCTACAACGTGGAGTGCCTGCCGAAATAGGTCTTGGTCCTGGCGGCGGGCGAAAGCCTCGAGGCCGCCGCCTCCGCAAAGGTCTCAAATATCGTTTTGGCACAAACTGCACAGGCCCTTGGCCCTATCATGGGTTAAGTTTGGGCATGGGCCGAGAGTTGGTCATACGCGTCATTGTCGTTGCAGCCGGTGCCTTCACCGTGGCTGCCGTCTCCGCGCTCGTCTTCAGCTATTGATCTATCTCAACTGGCGCGCCCCGGATGGGTGTTTCCTGTCATCGGCAGGAGATGCGTACGGGGTGCAACGATGCGGCCGTGGGCTTTGCATTCGCTGGTTTGGGTGCTGACGGCGATCGGCTTGATCGCGATCATCTCGATGCTGCTTTGAGGCCGTTTGCGACCAAGCCATTGCAGGTCCAGGCGCGGTGGATGATGATGCGTGATCCATCTTCGTGACGCGATCGCATTCCGCACGGCGCGACACTTTGTCGTCGAACCCCCGTCATGATCCGTTCAAGATTCGCGGCTAATCTTACATCCGACGATTGGTTCGCCGGATGTACGCGGACTGGATCGCAAGCCTCGGCCCCGTGCCGGGGCTTTTCGTTGCCGATGCCCGCGCAATAGTCGCGCTATCGCTCGCGACTTTGCAGGCTCCCGATCAGCAGCCCGACGAGGTCGTCGATCTTGCCCAGTGCAGCGGTCGGATCGAGGAACTCGATATCGTCCACGTTCCAATATTCGACACGATGGGCGATGGCGGCAAAGCGGCGCTCAATCATGGGGCGATGCTCGGTGTCCTTCAGCGCGACCACAAGCTCGGCTTGCGCGAAGTCGTCGACAGTGCAGATCACCGGATGTCGCGCAGCGCCGCCCGGCGCGATTCCTTTCGCTTTCAAGGCCGCCAGCGTGTAGGGCGACATGGGTCCGACGTTCTCGGGAAAATGCTTGTCGGCGACGCCGCGCGAGAAGGCGTGCCACCTCAGTCCGTCGAGTTCGGCCCGATGGTTGAAAATCTCTTCGGCGTAGCGGCTGCGGTAGTAGTTGCCGGTGCAGAGAAACAGCACGCGATTGGTTTTGATCATTGAGCCGTCAAGGAAGTGCATGCCCCGGGGGGAGGCAAGGCTCAAGGGAGCGTCGCCAGGATGATATCATGCCAGTGTTTTGCCCGACGCGTCAATTGAATTTCGTAAAATCAGCAGCAGCTGCCGCGCGGCCGGTCAAGCCCTTGACAGGGCTTGCCCGGCTACTGTGCATGGGGTTGTTTTCGAGATTTTACGAGAGCGGGCCGACTGCCGTCGTCGCAGGCAGCGCGCGCCCTGTCATCCCGCCCTGGCAGTGCGACTGTCCGCGCGCAGGTCCTCGAAGAATTTTTCGACCTCGCGCGACAGCGTGTCGGCGGTCGCGGTCAGGCTGCTTGCAGCCGTCAGCACGGATGCCGCCGCCGTGTCGGTCTCGCCGATGGCATCGCGGAGCGAGGTGATGTTGGCGACCAGCGTCTCGTTGCCCTGGGCTGCGCTTTGCGCATTCGAGGAGATCTCGCGCGTGGCCTGGTCCTGCTGGCCGACGGCACCGGCAATCGCCGAGGTGACCTCGTTGATCTCGCGCACCGCGCCGCCGATCTCGCGCACGGCATCGACCGCGTTGCGGGTCGAGGACTGGATCATCGCGACATTCTCGCTGATGTCGGCGGTCGCCTTCGCGGTCTGTCCGGCCAGCGCCTTCACCTCGTGCGCGACGACGGCAAAGCCGCGGCCGGCATCGCCGGCACGGGCGGCCTCGATGGTCGCGTTGAGCGCGAGCAGATTGGTCTGCTCGGCGATGGTCTGGATCAGGGTCAGCACGCCGTCGATGCGCTGCGTGGCCGCCGCGAGGCTCTCGATCTCGGCAATGGATTTCTCGGTGCGTTGTCCGGTCTGCTCGACCGCGCTGGCGCTCTGCCGCACCTGGCGGCCGATCTCCTCGACGGATGCCGACAACTCCTCGGCCGCGCCCGCCACCGCGGTAACGTTGTGCGAGGCCTGCTCGGTGGCGTTGGCGGCCGTGCCGGCGCGGTTGTTCGCGTCGGAGGTGACGCGCGTGATGGTCTGCGCGGTCTCACGCATGACCGAAGCATTGTCGCTGAGGCCGCGCATGATCGCGCCGATCGCTT encodes:
- a CDS encoding ABC transporter substrate-binding protein, whose amino-acid sequence is MSTVRSLRVTRRRFLKQTGLSLAAASAPSLTGPFISKALADTKTLSIVQWSHFVPEYDKWFDQFAKDWGTKNNISVTVDHIPVGNVAARAAAEASGQSGHDIFGWNGAGGAHLYRKFLVDVTSLVEATEKKYGKVSTIGRQIGYNQDNQTWSAFPDFYINFPAMYRKSMWDEIGMKPDTWDDVRIGGAKLKAKGHPVGISLGHSNDPNTTWRGLLWSFGGALQDAEGKNVVLNSKETVEAVKFVTALYKEAMTSEVLSWDDSSNNRYLVSGIGSMIVNPISAYRTFQKANKKGADDTFVMAPPKGPVRQIMGGASEFYGIWKFAKNQEGAIEFLKYYADHWPEAFKASEGYNNPCFANLVPKPMPILSNDPTSTPSDKLAALQDSEQWSASPGYPGPSWPAVDEVYNNFIICDMMSKAATGQLSAEDSVKWAHQQSEAIFTKWHGKT
- a CDS encoding Crp/Fnr family transcriptional regulator translates to MLMRTQRDGPVEIAMVGRLGFVGVAAVLGIQRSANRCLMLVPGYALRIAVSDLRRVAHRYPDVQQQLSGYIHALLVQNAQTTLCSARHSLEERLSRWLLLAVDRLDDRVIPVTHDMLSVILGVRRASITTALAELEETGGLVRQRGGIDVCNHAALERRTCECYQIIASEYGYLNRSGLHEHRMSADNSQMRSCLSCF
- a CDS encoding diguanylate cyclase, which encodes MRRLVRSPLTIIAVLLGFTLSSFWALVAWKSTEEKASALAQAGQQTQALTHSLAQHASKSFGAVALALFGASQYIEHSDKSARSSAEINDLLAQYAKNMPQVRELGVLSANGDWMYSSFETVPTVNNSDREYFRFHQAHPEQAGPRISEPVISRVTGRPTLLMTRRLPNADGSFGGVVFAAIDLAYFRSFYQGFESDQGRTVTLMKKNGKVLVHRSDEQVGKDVGGSSLFASRLKEASTGLYSIVSPFDGRHKQFAFEIVAEFPVVISVAVAEDSILAEWRGSRNFDFLLGGVVSTVLIGLAALLMRQFRERSKMARMLRERERGYRLLAENIEDVVTRLDLNGRRLYMSPSIEKMLGWTPAEALQHEGYEIVHPAHREFVKDAVNRLGPAERTAIREYLMRSKSGDYVWVESQFSLIQETEGSSPEVLVVVREITKRKAAEEQLVAANARLKDLSETDTLTGIANRRKFDEMLEREFKRCYRSQSELSLLFIDIDKFKLFNDTYGHTAGDECIQRVASALKSNLKRPGDLVARYGGEEFAVLLPETGAQNAETVAEALRLAVSDMAIAHQGNSHGRVTISIGLAASRCDHASSPAAVLAAADAALYVSKQDGRNKVSLAAENPALRLVRPA
- a CDS encoding septal ring lytic transglycosylase RlpA family protein; its protein translation is MMVFRSRAALCGALVALVVSVTVGRSEASGDHSSAVVEAACGDAIVGAASTYNPFKPGKEEGGPKTASGERYDPSVWTAAIKTSLRRKFGGVQFGAKPKFALVEAVGKKVIVKINDVGPLRPGRIIDLNERTMRHFDPGMELGVIPDVTVRPLAGDDWTPGPVG
- a CDS encoding low molecular weight phosphatase family protein, which encodes MIKTNRVLFLCTGNYYRSRYAEEIFNHRAELDGLRWHAFSRGVADKHFPENVGPMSPYTLAALKAKGIAPGGAARHPVICTVDDFAQAELVVALKDTEHRPMIERRFAAIAHRVEYWNVDDIEFLDPTAALGKIDDLVGLLIGSLQSRER